The Notolabrus celidotus isolate fNotCel1 unplaced genomic scaffold, fNotCel1.pri scaffold_330_arrow_ctg1, whole genome shotgun sequence genome segment gacacaggtgagactgacacAGGTGGGACTGACACAGGTGGGACTGACACAGGTGGGACTGACACAGGTGGAACTGACACAGGTGGGACTGATACAGGTGAGACTGACACAGGTGGGACTGACACAGGTGGGACTGACACAGGTGGGACTgactgacacaggtgagactgactgacacaggtgagactgacacaggtgagactgactgacacaggtgagactgactgacacaggtgagactgactgacacaggtgagactgacacaggtgagactgactgacacaggtgagactgacacaggtgagactgacacaggtgagactgactgacacaggtgagactgactgacacaggtgagactgacacaggtgggactgactgacacaggtgagactgactgacacaggtgagactgacacaggtaagactgacacaggtgggactgacacaggtgagactgacacaggtgagactgacacaggtgggactgactgacacaggtgagactgactgacacaggtgagactgacacaggtgagactgacacaggtgggactgacacaggtgagactgacacAGGTGGGACTGACTGACACAGGTGGGACTGATACAAGTGGGATTGATACAGGTGAGACTGAAACAGGCTGgactgacacaggtgagactgacacaggtgggactgacacaggtgagactgacacAGGTGGGACTGACACAGGTGGGACTGACACAGGTGGGACTGACACAGGTGGAACTGACACAGGTGGGACTGATACAGGTGGGACTGATACAGGTGAGACTGACACAGGTGGGACTGACACAGGTGGGACTGACACAGGTGGAACTGACACAGGTGGGACTGACACAGGTGGGACTGACACAGGTGGGACTGACACAGGTGGAACTGACACAGGTGGAACTGACACAGGTGGGACTGATACAGGTGagactgacacaggtgagactgacacAGGTGGGACTGATACAGGTGAGACTGACACAGGTGGGACTGACACAGGTGGAACTGACACAGGTGGAACTGACACAGGTGGGACTGATACAGGTGagactgacacaggtgagactgacacaggtgagactgacacAGGTGGGACTGACTGACACAgatacttttaaaatgatgttgttTAAGGTGAGCTCAGAGCTcagactttaaagctgcagtgagtgaTTTTCagctggtcatgaaacagactgaaatgtgtGCGCTCAGCTTCATCTGACATTCTGCTGCAAGTGTTACGTTCGAATGTTAAAACATGACCTTTAAATGAACGGGGCAATACAGAGGTAAGATGCACAGcttcgtccacaggggggcgccaaacgcaacacaaacttaagttccttacaggagctttaaaatcacTTTGATCTGAAGCATCATAAAGCTTTGTTTCAGAcgtttgataaataaaaaacgcTAAAGAGAGACGAAatgtgaagaaagagagagggaaggacgtGCACCAAGGAACAGGTATCGATCCTATGACCAGGAGCGCTGCAGACTCTGAACCTGCAGCTGTGAGTTCAGACAGAAGTCTTCTTCATGAGTCCTCACTGATTCAAAGAGCTAATAGGGACTTATGTTTAAGTCGTCTAAGTATTATTCTGGAAGGAGAGTGTAAATAATTGCTCTtcatacaggtgtgtgtgtgtgtgtgtgtgtgtgtgtgtgtgtgtgtgtgtgtgtgtgtgtgtgtgtgtgtgtgtgtgtgtgtgtgtgtgtgtgtgtgtgtgtgtgtgcatccataCATCATGCCACTCCTGCAGAAGTCAGTGCCCTAGTTTGTCTGGCTCCGCCCCCGTTCAGGAAGCATCTTCCACTTTTTaaactctttgtttttaaagttaaagtttaaCTGAAGCGCTGAAACGTCTGAGTCCTCTCATCAGAGGAGACACGGGGTCAAGGGGGTCAAACATCCAGGTGTGCAGAGTCACACATCACCTGCTTCAGTCTGATTTACAGACTGGatctgacccctgacctctcGGGCGGGTCACCCTCGACTCTCACCTCTCAGTTTCCTTCTAAGCTCTATCCTGTCCTCTCTAAAGGCCTGAAAAGAatcaacaataaataataataacacgtGAAAATGCATGAACTGTGTGTTTCAGctggctgaagagagacggcgGACAGGAACCATGAGCCGGCTGGAAGCTTCAAACGTTTGAAGATAAATGATGATTGAAGGATTAAACTCCAGGAAGCAAGAAAAGAGACTTTAAACAGCACAAAGACGAGGGATCAGTTTCTGTTTACCCGCTGCTTAGCCTCCTAAAGATTCACTGTTTACATAGAACCACCTGGACTCAAAACCACGGTcccgccaaaataaaagctgagcAAAACAAACCCTACATGTTGGGATGAAGTCTCTTAAACTGTGAGTCAAAGCTTCATTAGGTGAAAGGTGTCTGCAGGTTCAGATTCAGCTTTCATTTCAACATCACATGCAGTCAGCAGTTTaagagttaaagctcctgtgaggagttcttcTCTGCTTAGAAATCAAACTGACATTAAAACTGACGTCAGTTTGAACTCATTTAAAGAAGGAGAATATACGCTTTAATCCCTCAGGACCATCAGAGACAAGACGGATTCTTCCTTTATATTAATCACTGATATTAACACCGCTGCAGGGGGAGGAGTCAGATCCACCGCACAGCTTTCTGTCTCAGTGAGTGAAAACTAAATGATAAAGCAGAGCTGCATTATTTAAAAAGCACTCCTCACACATCTACACAACAAAACCTGCAAAGAGATCAGAGGTATCACTGtttccacaagggggcgccacaCGTAACTACACTGAGAgttactcactggagctttaattcaaATCTAACTGAATATCTGACTCTACAGAGCGGAGACTTCAACTCA includes the following:
- the LOC117809668 gene encoding keratin-associated protein 5-4-like, translated to SHLYQSHLCQFHLCQFHLCQSHLCQSHLYQSHLCQSHLCQSHLYQSHLCQFHLCQFHLCQSHLCQSHLCQSHLCQFHLCQSHLCQSHLCQSHLYQSHLYQSHLCQFHLCQSHLCQSHLCQSHLCQSHLFSLTCVSQSHLCQSHLCQSHLCQSHLYQSHLCQFHLCQSHLCQSHLCQSHLCQSHLSQ